A DNA window from bacterium contains the following coding sequences:
- a CDS encoding squalene/phytoene synthase family protein produces the protein MSATSVPLDGSAVDRLDLHDSEAVCRDLVRRAATNFYWGFIILPWEQRIAIYALYGFSRQVDDEADQLGPAGLRERLEGHRERVHRCMRGEYADPVMQVLARAVRRFAIPESELLALIDGVEMDGHRTRYRTWEELQEYCRLVASVIGRLCVRIFGFSGPAAFDRADELGLAMQLTNCLRDVREDAEMGRIYLPQEDLRQFGVTEQAVLAGTPGDGWKALVAFEARRARALFDAGLGVAAFIPRRPAVCVRTMAGIYQRILNRIDRDPDLPFRRRASLSTAEKLGVALQSWLRPA, from the coding sequence GTGTCCGCGACCTCGGTACCGCTTGACGGCAGCGCGGTGGACCGGCTGGACCTGCACGACTCGGAGGCCGTGTGCCGGGATCTGGTGCGCCGGGCGGCGACGAACTTCTACTGGGGGTTCATCATCCTCCCCTGGGAGCAGCGGATCGCGATCTACGCCCTGTACGGCTTCTCTCGGCAGGTGGATGACGAAGCCGACCAGCTCGGCCCGGCGGGGCTGCGCGAGCGTCTCGAAGGCCATCGGGAACGGGTGCACCGCTGCATGCGCGGCGAGTACGCCGACCCGGTGATGCAGGTGCTGGCCCGCGCGGTCCGGCGCTTTGCCATTCCCGAATCCGAACTGCTCGCCCTCATCGACGGCGTGGAGATGGACGGGCACCGGACGCGGTACCGGACGTGGGAGGAACTGCAGGAGTATTGCCGGCTGGTCGCATCGGTGATCGGCCGCCTGTGCGTCCGGATCTTCGGCTTTAGCGGACCGGCGGCGTTCGACCGGGCCGACGAGTTGGGCCTGGCGATGCAGCTCACCAACTGCCTGCGCGACGTCCGCGAGGATGCCGAGATGGGCCGCATCTACCTGCCCCAGGAGGATCTCCGGCAGTTCGGGGTGACCGAGCAGGCGGTGCTGGCGGGGACGCCGGGCGACGGCTGGAAGGCGCTGGTGGCGTTCGAAGCGCGGCGGGCGCGGGCCCTGTTTGACGCGGGCCTCGGGGTGGCGGCGTTCATCCCGCGCCGGCCCGCCGTGTGCGTTCGCACGATGGCCGGGATCTATCAGCGGATCCTCAACCGGATCGACCGGGACCCGGACCTGCCGTTCCGCCGGCGCGCGTCGCTGTCCACCGCGGAAAAGCTCGGCGTGGCGCTGCAGTCATGGCTTCGCCCCGCATAG
- a CDS encoding efflux RND transporter permease subunit, with protein sequence MQWLAELCIRRPVLAGVITIVMVAAGVFAFSGLNVSRYPNVDLPIITVVTQYRGASAEEVETDITRPIENAVSGVDGIDHVTSTSARGFSIVVAQFVLEKTAGVAAQEVRDKIGAISDLPAGIAPPNVLAFDPDQIPVAVVALSADRPIRELSDYADGVARPHLAGAAGVAQVSLVGDRLRQINVRVNPLLLAAHGLSATGLLDALETSAAQTGGGAQQFIPHAVGRIADLSGMAIAFRGGRAVLLGDVARIEDGAAPPQTIANVDGTRAVLLYVRKQAGANTVRVVREVRDRLETLRATLPRGYHVRVVWDQSEYVLAATHAVEEHLLLGALLAALVVLVFLWDWRSAVIPALAIPISLISTFALLAALHLTLNTFTLLALALVIGIVIDDAIVVLENIYRLIHEQGVPAFQAAIAGTREVGPAVMATTLSLIVVFLPLAFMSGIVGRFMSSFGWTMAFAIAVSLVVSFTLTPSLAALWLDRAGARSGAPTGEAAAAEPRAPFRAATERAYRWLLEGSLARRRLLLALSALTLLSIVPLWAAVNQSFLPSEDESQFEVTGRAPGDATLEATSALGTRIAAAIRRLPGIAFTVVTAGDDPQHSPNAFTIFVRMVPLDARGVSQQQEVARVRTEVLPAYRAEGVATSVNDIFDLSGSAASLQYLVSGPDLHTLNHAAAAAGRYLRTLAGVVDIQSSLAAGAAVDVKVNAAQAARLGVSVPEAANTLALLAEGVQARQLAYADGGRFYPVDIREDVPGGSEQSALLGVPVLSSAGRRVPLGSLLDIRPPTGPGEITHFNRERAVMISANLLPEASSSLGRVVTQLNRRMHALGLPPAYHAGATGVAEQVSRTQTAFAQAFAMAFVLMYLVLAAQFDSWLHPITILISLPLTVPFALISVLLLRGSLNPLSYLGILVLFGVVKKNAILQVARTNQLRAQGMAKDAAIVQASLDRLRPILMTTLAFVAGMIPLALSRGAGTASSQAISTVIIGGQMLSLLLTLAAVPVFYSVLDDVETGGLAARLWTGLTGRRRTPGETKGRFVRPAPGEERE encoded by the coding sequence ATGCAGTGGCTCGCCGAGCTGTGCATCCGCCGGCCCGTCCTCGCCGGCGTCATCACGATCGTGATGGTCGCCGCCGGCGTGTTTGCCTTTTCCGGCCTGAATGTGTCCCGGTACCCCAACGTCGACCTCCCGATCATCACCGTCGTCACGCAGTATCGGGGCGCGTCGGCGGAAGAGGTCGAGACCGACATCACCCGCCCGATCGAAAACGCGGTGAGCGGCGTCGACGGGATCGACCACGTGACCTCCACCTCCGCCCGCGGCTTCTCCATCGTCGTGGCCCAATTCGTTCTCGAGAAGACCGCCGGTGTGGCGGCGCAGGAAGTCCGGGACAAGATCGGCGCCATCTCCGATCTCCCCGCCGGCATCGCGCCGCCGAACGTCCTGGCGTTCGACCCCGACCAGATCCCGGTCGCGGTGGTGGCGCTCTCCGCCGACCGGCCGATCCGCGAACTGTCGGATTACGCCGACGGGGTCGCGCGGCCGCACCTCGCGGGAGCGGCCGGGGTGGCCCAGGTGAGCCTGGTCGGGGACCGGCTGCGCCAGATCAACGTGCGGGTGAACCCCCTCCTGCTCGCGGCGCACGGTCTCAGCGCCACCGGCCTGCTTGACGCGCTCGAGACCTCCGCCGCGCAGACAGGCGGCGGCGCGCAGCAGTTCATCCCGCACGCGGTCGGCCGGATCGCCGACCTGTCGGGGATGGCCATCGCCTTCCGGGGCGGCCGCGCGGTGCTGCTGGGCGACGTCGCCCGCATCGAGGACGGCGCCGCGCCTCCGCAGACGATCGCGAACGTCGATGGGACGCGCGCGGTCCTCCTGTACGTCCGCAAACAGGCCGGCGCGAACACGGTCCGCGTCGTGCGGGAGGTTCGAGATCGTCTCGAGACGCTGCGGGCCACGCTGCCCCGCGGGTATCACGTGCGCGTCGTCTGGGACCAGTCCGAGTACGTGCTCGCCGCCACCCATGCCGTCGAGGAGCATCTGCTGCTGGGCGCGCTGCTGGCGGCGCTGGTCGTCCTGGTGTTTCTGTGGGACTGGCGCTCCGCCGTCATCCCCGCGCTCGCCATTCCCATCTCGTTGATCAGCACGTTTGCCCTGCTCGCGGCGCTGCACCTCACGCTCAACACGTTCACGCTGCTGGCCTTGGCCCTCGTCATCGGCATCGTGATCGATGACGCGATCGTCGTGCTGGAGAACATCTACCGGCTGATCCACGAGCAGGGCGTTCCCGCGTTCCAGGCGGCGATCGCGGGGACGCGCGAAGTCGGTCCCGCGGTCATGGCCACGACGCTCAGCCTGATCGTGGTCTTTCTGCCGCTCGCGTTCATGAGCGGCATCGTCGGGCGGTTCATGAGCAGCTTCGGCTGGACGATGGCCTTCGCGATCGCGGTCTCGCTCGTGGTGAGCTTCACCCTCACGCCGTCGCTGGCCGCGCTGTGGCTGGACCGGGCGGGCGCACGGTCCGGGGCGCCGACCGGCGAGGCGGCCGCCGCGGAGCCGCGGGCGCCGTTTCGGGCGGCGACGGAGCGCGCCTACCGGTGGCTGCTGGAGGGCTCGCTGGCGCGGCGCCGGCTGCTCCTGGCGCTGTCGGCGCTGACCCTGCTCAGCATCGTCCCGCTCTGGGCCGCCGTGAATCAGAGTTTCCTGCCGAGCGAGGACGAGTCGCAATTCGAGGTGACCGGGCGGGCGCCGGGGGACGCGACGCTCGAGGCCACCTCGGCGCTCGGGACGCGGATCGCCGCCGCGATCCGGCGGCTGCCCGGCATCGCCTTTACCGTCGTCACGGCGGGCGACGACCCGCAGCACAGCCCCAACGCGTTCACGATCTTCGTCCGGATGGTGCCGCTCGATGCGAGAGGCGTCAGCCAGCAGCAGGAGGTCGCCCGCGTCCGGACCGAGGTCCTGCCGGCGTACCGGGCGGAGGGCGTGGCCACCTCCGTCAACGACATCTTTGATCTCTCGGGATCGGCGGCGTCCCTGCAGTACCTCGTCAGCGGGCCCGATCTCCATACGCTCAATCACGCCGCCGCCGCCGCGGGGCGCTACCTGCGGACCCTCGCCGGCGTCGTGGACATCCAGTCGTCGCTGGCCGCGGGCGCGGCCGTGGACGTCAAAGTCAACGCCGCGCAGGCGGCCCGCCTCGGCGTCAGCGTGCCCGAGGCGGCCAACACGCTCGCCCTGCTCGCCGAGGGGGTCCAGGCGCGGCAGCTCGCGTATGCCGACGGCGGGCGGTTCTACCCGGTCGACATCCGGGAGGACGTACCCGGCGGGAGCGAACAGTCCGCGCTTCTCGGCGTGCCGGTCCTCTCATCGGCGGGGCGCCGGGTCCCCCTCGGGTCGCTTCTCGACATCCGGCCGCCGACCGGTCCGGGCGAGATCACCCACTTCAATCGCGAGCGCGCGGTGATGATCTCGGCCAACCTGCTCCCGGAGGCCTCGTCCTCGCTGGGGCGCGTGGTCACCCAGCTGAACCGCCGCATGCACGCGCTCGGCCTCCCGCCGGCGTACCACGCGGGCGCCACCGGCGTCGCCGAGCAGGTGTCCCGGACGCAGACCGCCTTTGCCCAGGCGTTTGCGATGGCGTTCGTGCTCATGTACCTGGTGCTCGCCGCGCAGTTCGACTCGTGGCTGCATCCGATCACGATCCTGATCTCGCTGCCGCTGACGGTGCCGTTCGCGCTAATCTCGGTGCTGCTGCTGCGGGGATCGCTGAACCCGCTCAGCTACCTCGGCATCCTCGTCTTGTTCGGCGTGGTGAAGAAGAACGCCATCCTCCAGGTGGCCCGCACGAACCAGCTCCGGGCCCAGGGGATGGCGAAGGACGCCGCGATCGTGCAGGCCAGCCTGGACCGCCTCCGGCCGATCCTGATGACGACGCTGGCGTTTGTCGCCGGCATGATCCCGCTGGCCCTGAGCCGGGGCGCCGGCACGGCGTCGAGCCAGGCCATCAGCACCGTGATCATCGGCGGCCAGATGCTCTCGCTGCTGCTGACGCTGGCGGCGGTACCGGTGTTCTATTCGGTGCTCGACGATGTCGAGACCGGAGGACTCGCGGCCCGGCTCTGGACGGGGCTCACCGGGCGGCGCCGCACACCGGGCGAGACCAAGGGACGATTCGTTCGCCCCGCCCCGGGGGAGGAACGTGAGTAG
- a CDS encoding squalene/phytoene synthase family protein — MTTALESAADAYCWRLACRHYENFSVASWLLRGDLRLDLARVYAFCRTTDDYGDEHGAAARAHLQRWRTDVLDLFAGGLPTHPVLTALRTTVERYGLPAQPFLDLIEANLQDQDVSTYTAWPALHAYCNKSAAPVGRIVLRLFGMQDPAAVPLSDNVCIGLQLANFAQDVSVDTAKGRTYLLQAELDAGGVAAATRAHCERARALLASGRELETMAPWPLRLQLALYRRGGLAIVDAVARLGYRTDRRRPVVSTRDRLLALAHALRETRREARRVRDLGTA; from the coding sequence ATGACGACGGCCCTGGAGAGCGCCGCGGACGCGTACTGCTGGCGGCTGGCCTGCCGCCACTACGAAAACTTCAGCGTGGCCTCATGGCTGCTCCGCGGCGACCTGCGGCTGGATCTGGCCCGGGTCTACGCATTCTGCCGTACCACCGACGACTACGGGGACGAGCACGGCGCGGCCGCGCGCGCGCACCTCCAGCGCTGGCGCACGGATGTGCTCGACCTCTTCGCGGGCGGTCTTCCGACGCACCCGGTGCTCACAGCACTCCGGACGACCGTGGAACGCTACGGACTTCCCGCCCAGCCGTTCCTCGATCTGATCGAGGCCAATCTACAAGATCAGGACGTCTCGACCTACACCGCGTGGCCGGCGCTGCACGCCTACTGCAACAAGTCGGCGGCGCCGGTGGGACGGATCGTGCTGCGCCTGTTCGGCATGCAGGACCCGGCGGCGGTGCCGCTGTCCGACAACGTCTGCATCGGGCTTCAACTCGCCAACTTCGCTCAAGACGTGAGCGTCGATACCGCGAAGGGACGCACCTATCTGCTGCAGGCCGAGCTCGACGCGGGGGGCGTCGCGGCGGCGACCCGCGCCCACTGCGAGCGCGCGCGGGCGCTGCTGGCGTCGGGCCGGGAATTGGAGACGATGGCGCCGTGGCCGCTGCGGCTCCAGCTCGCCCTCTACCGCCGGGGCGGCCTCGCGATCGTCGACGCCGTCGCGCGGCTCGGCTATCGGACCGACCGGCGGCGACCGGTGGTCTCGACGAGGGACCGGCTGCTCGCGCTCGCGCACGCGCTCCGGGAAACCCGCCGGGAGGCGCGGCGTGTCCGCGACCTCGGTACCGCTTGA
- the fni gene encoding type 2 isopentenyl-diphosphate Delta-isomerase, whose translation MSQVDRDEQTAAAGWAARRVADETAPRKADHLRVNLEEDVAAKGVASGFDDYRFLHRALPELNLDQVDVSARLFGRRLAAPLLISCMIGGTDQAAFLNRVLARVAQELRLAMGLGSGRILLEDPDVLPTFDVRRAAPDVPLLANLGAIQLNKGYGAEHCRRLVDALGADALVLHLNALQEAVQPEGQTIFAGLLSKIAALCRALEVPVVVKEVGWGIAPDVVRDLLEAGVAAIDVAGAGGTSWSEVERHRITEPWRARVAVAFAGWGIPTAECVRDARREAPDALIFASGGVRDGIDVAKAIALGADLAGIAGPFLRAAAGGEDAALDLGREVVETLRIAMFGVGARTLADLRGSPRLRRRDADGDDAHTARLTYRTAEPGQFVDITDDVAAAVRSSGVRRGLVHVYAMHTTAAIRINENEPFLLEDFRGLLRRLAPSVNGFYEHDDLQRRPDVPPDEPMNGHAHCQHLLLSTSETVPIVDGRLELGRWQRIFLIELCSARERRVTVQVLGR comes from the coding sequence ATGTCGCAAGTCGATCGGGATGAGCAGACGGCGGCGGCCGGCTGGGCCGCCCGCCGGGTCGCCGATGAGACGGCCCCCCGGAAGGCCGACCACCTCCGCGTGAATCTCGAAGAAGACGTCGCGGCCAAGGGGGTCGCGAGCGGCTTCGACGACTATCGCTTTCTGCACCGGGCGCTCCCCGAACTGAACCTGGACCAGGTGGATGTATCGGCGCGCCTGTTCGGGCGCCGCCTGGCGGCTCCGCTGCTGATCTCCTGCATGATCGGCGGCACGGACCAGGCCGCGTTCCTGAACCGCGTGCTGGCGCGGGTCGCGCAGGAACTGCGGCTGGCCATGGGCCTGGGATCCGGACGCATCCTGCTCGAGGATCCCGACGTACTGCCGACGTTCGACGTCCGGCGGGCGGCGCCCGACGTGCCGCTCCTCGCGAACCTCGGGGCGATCCAGCTCAACAAGGGCTACGGGGCCGAGCACTGCCGGCGCCTGGTCGACGCGCTCGGCGCGGACGCGCTCGTCCTCCACCTCAACGCGCTGCAGGAAGCGGTGCAGCCGGAAGGGCAGACCATCTTCGCCGGTCTGCTGTCCAAGATCGCGGCGCTGTGCCGGGCGCTCGAGGTGCCGGTCGTCGTCAAAGAGGTCGGGTGGGGCATCGCGCCCGACGTCGTGCGGGATCTGCTCGAGGCCGGCGTGGCCGCGATCGATGTGGCCGGCGCCGGGGGCACCTCGTGGAGCGAGGTCGAGCGCCACCGGATCACCGAGCCCTGGCGCGCCCGGGTCGCGGTCGCGTTCGCCGGCTGGGGCATCCCCACAGCCGAGTGCGTGCGGGACGCCAGACGCGAGGCACCGGACGCCCTGATCTTCGCGAGCGGGGGCGTCCGCGACGGCATCGACGTCGCCAAGGCGATCGCGCTCGGCGCGGATCTCGCCGGCATCGCCGGCCCGTTCCTGCGCGCGGCGGCCGGGGGGGAAGACGCCGCGCTGGATCTGGGGCGCGAGGTGGTCGAGACCCTCCGGATCGCGATGTTCGGCGTCGGCGCCCGCACCCTCGCCGACCTACGGGGGTCGCCCCGGCTGCGCCGGCGCGACGCGGACGGGGACGACGCCCACACGGCCCGGTTGACGTACCGGACGGCCGAGCCGGGGCAGTTCGTGGACATCACGGACGACGTGGCCGCCGCGGTGCGGTCGTCCGGCGTGCGCCGGGGGCTCGTCCATGTGTACGCGATGCACACGACGGCCGCGATCCGGATCAATGAGAACGAGCCGTTTCTGCTGGAGGACTTCCGGGGGCTCCTCCGCCGGCTCGCCCCATCCGTGAACGGGTTCTACGAGCACGACGACCTGCAGCGCCGGCCCGACGTGCCGCCGGACGAACCGATGAACGGCCACGCCCACTGCCAGCACCTCCTGCTCTCGACCAGCGAGACGGTGCCGATCGTGGACGGCCGGCTGGAGCTCGGCCGGTGGCAGCGGATCTTCCTGATCGAACTCTGCAGCGCCCGCGAACGGCGCGTGACCGTGCAGGTCCTCGGCCGATGA
- the shc gene encoding squalene--hopene cyclase: MDDALSQALTWLLDRQHPDGWWAGELETNVTMTAEHVLLLRFLGLDVEGIREGAIRHILRAQRDDGSWALFYEAPADLSTTIEAYTALKVLGVDPGTSPMRRALAMIRALGGVAGARVFTKIWLALFGQYPWAGIPSIPPEIVFLPPQVPFNLYDFACWARQTIAPLTLVLSRRPVRPLGVDLPELVLEGTESALARVPGGGAFWWLDAFLKGYERLPAKPGRTAAHDRLATWIREHQEADGSWGGIQPPWVYSLIALNLEGMSVEHPVMRAGLDGMRRFSLEDGEGWRFQACMSVVWDTAWALRALAAAGLRADHPAVGRAVPWILAEQIAVPGDWSVRAPGVPCGGWAFEFDNDLYPDIDDTAVVVAALAECGAGEAAREAIARARRWVLAMRSRNGAWGAFDRDNTREVVKRLPFFDFGAVLDPPSEDVTAHVLEMLAVLGDDERDPAVAGGLAYLRRTQTPEGSWYGRWGVNHIYGTWCVASALAALRTGRAMLDRAAAWLVRVQNPDGGWGETCYSYNDASFAGRGPSTPSQTAWAVETLRLANAGNHPAAARGLAYLVQNQRQGTWDEPEYTGTGFPRDFYINYHLYRHLFPTLALAGAARYGTEGHRPAVAAVQDP; the protein is encoded by the coding sequence GTGGACGACGCACTGAGCCAGGCGCTTACCTGGCTCCTCGATCGCCAGCACCCCGACGGGTGGTGGGCGGGAGAGCTCGAGACCAACGTGACGATGACGGCGGAGCACGTCCTGCTGCTGCGCTTTCTCGGCCTCGACGTGGAAGGGATCCGCGAGGGAGCGATACGGCATATCCTTCGCGCGCAGCGGGACGACGGTTCGTGGGCGCTCTTCTACGAGGCGCCGGCGGACCTGAGCACGACCATCGAGGCGTACACGGCGCTCAAAGTCCTCGGCGTGGACCCCGGTACCTCGCCGATGCGCCGGGCGCTTGCGATGATCCGCGCCCTCGGCGGCGTGGCCGGCGCCCGCGTGTTCACCAAGATCTGGCTCGCCCTGTTCGGTCAGTACCCGTGGGCCGGCATCCCCTCGATCCCGCCGGAGATCGTCTTCCTGCCGCCGCAGGTACCGTTCAACCTGTACGACTTCGCGTGCTGGGCGAGGCAGACGATCGCCCCGCTGACGCTCGTGCTGTCCCGCCGGCCGGTGCGGCCCCTCGGGGTCGATCTGCCGGAACTCGTGCTGGAGGGAACCGAGAGCGCGCTCGCGCGCGTCCCGGGCGGAGGCGCCTTCTGGTGGCTCGACGCGTTCCTCAAAGGCTACGAGCGCCTGCCCGCAAAGCCGGGACGGACCGCGGCCCACGACCGGCTCGCGACGTGGATCCGGGAGCATCAGGAGGCCGACGGCAGTTGGGGCGGCATCCAGCCCCCGTGGGTCTATTCGCTCATCGCGCTCAATCTCGAGGGCATGAGCGTCGAGCATCCCGTCATGCGCGCGGGCCTCGACGGCATGCGCCGCTTCTCGCTCGAGGACGGCGAAGGATGGCGGTTCCAGGCCTGCATGTCGGTGGTCTGGGACACCGCGTGGGCGCTCCGCGCCCTGGCCGCGGCCGGTCTGCGGGCCGACCATCCGGCCGTCGGCCGCGCGGTCCCCTGGATCCTCGCCGAACAGATCGCGGTCCCGGGCGATTGGAGCGTGCGGGCGCCCGGCGTCCCCTGCGGCGGCTGGGCGTTCGAGTTCGACAACGACCTCTACCCCGACATCGACGACACGGCCGTCGTCGTGGCCGCGCTCGCGGAGTGCGGCGCCGGCGAAGCGGCCCGCGAGGCCATCGCCCGCGCGCGCCGGTGGGTGCTCGCGATGCGGTCGCGGAACGGCGCGTGGGGCGCGTTCGACCGCGACAACACGCGCGAGGTGGTCAAACGGCTGCCCTTCTTCGACTTCGGGGCGGTGCTCGATCCGCCGTCGGAGGACGTGACGGCGCACGTCCTGGAGATGCTCGCCGTGCTCGGGGATGACGAGCGAGACCCGGCGGTCGCCGGCGGCCTGGCGTACCTGCGCCGCACGCAGACCCCCGAAGGGTCGTGGTATGGACGGTGGGGCGTCAACCACATCTACGGGACGTGGTGCGTCGCCTCCGCCCTCGCAGCCCTCCGAACCGGTCGTGCGATGCTCGACCGGGCGGCGGCGTGGCTCGTGCGGGTGCAGAACCCCGACGGCGGCTGGGGAGAGACCTGCTACTCGTACAACGACGCGTCGTTTGCGGGGCGAGGGCCGAGCACACCCTCGCAGACCGCGTGGGCCGTCGAGACCCTGCGGCTGGCGAACGCGGGGAACCACCCGGCCGCGGCGCGGGGGCTGGCCTACCTCGTGCAGAACCAGCGGCAGGGCACCTGGGACGAGCCGGAGTACACCGGGACGGGATTTCCGCGCGACTTCTACATCAATTACCACCTCTACCGCCACCTCTTTCCGACACTGGCGCTCGCCGGGGCGGCGAGGTATGGTACAGAGGGACACCGGCCCGCGGTCGCCGCGGTCCAAGATCCATGA
- the hpnE gene encoding hydroxysqualene dehydroxylase HpnE codes for MASPRIGVVGGGLAGLAAAVALKEAGCEIELFERSRVLGGRATSFHINGREVDNGQHVFLACYTEFLDFVRGLGMAAHLHLQDRFDVLVLSRRGEASRLRSAALPAPWHLVASFFRYRHLGWRAKLEVARALARAREAAVFDGTFAEWLARLGQGEGALRGFWRPFFVPALNAPLDEVSAADAGFVLRTAFLQHPGAARIGYFTVPLAGLAAAAAARLDRVHLANAVTALDLSGDRAVLVSSGGTRVALDGVVVAVPPSRLAGLLDAGRYGISVDGYDSHPIVDVHVWHDRGALGFDLAALLDSPVQWVFAKAPGYLCCSLSAADRLIQDPTTDLLALCWEELRQAIPGLRGGRLLDGNATRSPEGTFLARPGTRRPGPGTSDPRLAIAGSWTGTGWPDTLESAVRSGRAAARHVLQGLRETSWTTH; via the coding sequence ATGGCTTCGCCCCGCATAGGGGTGGTCGGAGGGGGCCTCGCGGGTCTCGCCGCGGCGGTGGCGCTTAAAGAGGCCGGGTGCGAGATCGAGTTGTTCGAGCGCAGCCGCGTGCTCGGCGGACGCGCGACATCGTTCCACATCAACGGCCGGGAGGTCGACAACGGGCAGCACGTCTTCCTCGCCTGTTATACGGAGTTCCTCGATTTCGTCCGGGGGCTCGGGATGGCCGCACACCTCCATCTGCAGGACCGCTTCGACGTACTCGTCCTGTCCCGGCGGGGCGAAGCAAGCCGGCTCCGCTCGGCCGCGCTGCCGGCGCCCTGGCATCTGGTGGCGTCGTTCTTCCGCTACCGGCATCTCGGCTGGAGGGCCAAACTCGAGGTGGCGCGCGCGCTCGCCCGGGCCCGCGAAGCGGCCGTGTTCGACGGGACCTTTGCCGAGTGGCTGGCGCGCCTCGGTCAGGGGGAGGGCGCGCTGCGGGGATTCTGGCGGCCCTTTTTCGTGCCCGCGCTCAACGCGCCGCTCGACGAGGTGAGCGCCGCCGACGCGGGGTTCGTCCTCCGCACGGCCTTTCTCCAACATCCCGGCGCGGCCCGCATCGGCTACTTCACGGTCCCGCTGGCCGGCCTCGCGGCGGCCGCCGCGGCGCGGCTCGACCGCGTGCACCTCGCCAACGCGGTGACGGCGCTGGATCTCTCCGGCGACCGGGCAGTACTCGTCTCGAGCGGCGGGACGCGGGTCGCGCTCGACGGCGTCGTGGTGGCGGTGCCGCCGTCCCGGCTTGCGGGGCTGCTCGACGCCGGGCGGTATGGGATCTCGGTGGACGGCTACGACTCCCATCCGATCGTGGACGTGCACGTGTGGCATGACCGGGGCGCCCTGGGGTTCGACTTGGCGGCGCTGCTCGACTCGCCGGTCCAGTGGGTGTTCGCGAAGGCGCCCGGGTACCTCTGCTGCAGTCTCAGCGCGGCCGACCGCCTGATCCAGGACCCGACGACCGACCTCCTCGCGCTGTGTTGGGAGGAGTTGCGGCAGGCGATCCCCGGCCTTCGGGGGGGACGGCTGCTGGACGGCAACGCGACCCGTTCTCCGGAGGGCACGTTTCTGGCCCGGCCGGGCACCCGCCGGCCGGGCCCCGGCACGTCGGATCCGCGACTGGCGATCGCCGGCTCCTGGACCGGCACGGGGTGGCCGGACACGCTAGAATCCGCGGTCCGCAGCGGCCGGGCCGCTGCGCGGCACGTGCTCCAGGGCCTACGGGAGACGTCGTGGACGACGCACTGA
- the hpnH gene encoding adenosyl-hopene transferase HpnH: protein MGVPLREKIAVGSYVLRNRLRGVEKFPIVLQIEPLFRCNLACAGCGKIQHPEEILGQHLSVDEVVAAAEECRAPVVSIAGGEPLIHPEIGKMVEALIRLRRFVYLNTNTLLMKKKIDLFTPSPYFVWSIHLDGERERHDQSVCRSGVFDIAIEAIREAQRRGFRVTTNTTFFAQDDAGSIRRILDYINDELNVDCMQIAPGYAYEKAPDQEHFLSVERTRAVFREAFAGGRRKKWRLNHTPLYLDFLEGKVDFSCTAWGVPSFSVLGWQRPCYLMADLSAGGGYAKSYRELIETTDWARYGRGRHPKCANCMAHCGYEPTAVLATMSSLRESLRAVAGRQ, encoded by the coding sequence GTGGGCGTTCCGCTGCGGGAGAAGATAGCCGTCGGGTCCTACGTGCTCCGCAACCGGCTCCGGGGCGTCGAGAAGTTTCCGATCGTTCTGCAAATTGAACCGCTCTTCCGCTGCAACCTGGCCTGCGCCGGATGCGGCAAGATCCAGCATCCCGAGGAGATCCTGGGGCAGCATCTGAGCGTCGACGAGGTCGTCGCCGCGGCGGAAGAGTGCCGGGCGCCCGTGGTGTCGATCGCCGGCGGGGAGCCGCTCATCCATCCCGAGATCGGCAAGATGGTGGAGGCGCTGATCCGGCTTCGCCGGTTTGTCTATCTCAATACCAACACCCTGCTCATGAAGAAGAAAATCGACCTGTTCACGCCGTCGCCCTATTTCGTCTGGTCGATCCACCTCGACGGCGAGCGGGAGCGGCACGATCAGTCCGTGTGCCGCTCCGGCGTCTTCGACATCGCCATCGAAGCCATCCGCGAGGCCCAGCGCCGGGGGTTCCGCGTGACGACCAACACCACGTTCTTCGCGCAGGACGACGCGGGATCCATCCGGAGGATTCTCGACTACATCAACGACGAGCTCAACGTGGACTGCATGCAGATCGCGCCCGGGTACGCGTACGAGAAGGCGCCCGACCAGGAACACTTCCTCAGCGTCGAGCGGACGCGCGCCGTGTTCCGGGAGGCGTTCGCCGGAGGCCGCCGGAAGAAGTGGCGCCTCAACCACACGCCGCTCTACCTCGACTTTCTGGAAGGCAAGGTGGACTTCTCCTGCACGGCGTGGGGGGTCCCGTCGTTTTCGGTGCTCGGGTGGCAGCGGCCGTGCTATCTCATGGCGGATCTGTCCGCGGGCGGCGGCTACGCGAAGAGCTACCGGGAGCTGATCGAGACGACCGACTGGGCCCGGTACGGGCGGGGGCGGCACCCCAAGTGCGCGAACTGCATGGCCCACTGCGGGTACGAACCGACCGCGGTCCTGGCGACGATGAGTTCCCTCCGCGAGTCGTTGCGGGCGGTTGCCGGCCGGCAGTAA